The Etheostoma spectabile isolate EspeVRDwgs_2016 chromosome 24, UIUC_Espe_1.0, whole genome shotgun sequence genome contains a region encoding:
- the smim11 gene encoding small integral membrane protein 11, translating to MINWKALDNVPLLLYILALKTLLLCMAFAGAKIYQSKKADQALKKQQEEKRRLAQQTQELLDNKKED from the exons ATGATCAACTGGAAG GCTTTGGACAATGTCCCCCTCCTTCTGTACATCCTGGCCCTGAAGACACTGCTGCTGTGTATGGCGTTTGCCGGGGCGAAGATCTACCAGAGTAAGAAAGCAGACCAGGCCCTGAAGAAGCAgcaggaggagaagaggaggctgGCCCAGCAGACGCAGGAGCTCCTAGACAACAAGAAGGAGGACTGA